The Carnobacterium sp. 17-4 genome has a window encoding:
- the cysS gene encoding cysteine--tRNA ligase, with translation MLKIYNTLTREKEEFVPIEEGKVKMYVCGPTVYNYIHIGNARSTVAFDTVRRYLEYRGYDVAYISNFTDVDDKIIRTAKELDLSAQEVADKFIEAYHEDTHALGVEKATHHPRVMENMPEIVDFIAVLINKGYAYEVEGDVYYRTRKFKDYGKLSDISIDELEVGASNRLTVQENNKKEDPLDFALWKSAKAEEISWESPWGAGRPGWHIECSVMATKYLGDTIDIHAGGQDLTFPHHENEIAQSEAKTGHPFAHYWMHNGFVTMDNEKMSKSIGNVVLVHDIIKQVDPQIVRFFMATTQYRRPISYNETTIEEARANLSKIKTAYDNAMYRLKDAVETETDDQEQLNQFTSFKENFIKEMDDDFNSANGITVVYEMAKAMNIYSERSVVSKVVLEAMLDQFQELVQIFGIAFAATELLDETIEQLIEDRNAARAEKNFQRSDEIRDQLKEEGIILDDTPQGTRWRRG, from the coding sequence ATGCTAAAAATTTATAATACGTTAACAAGAGAAAAAGAAGAGTTTGTTCCAATAGAAGAAGGAAAAGTAAAGATGTATGTTTGTGGACCAACAGTCTATAATTATATTCATATTGGAAATGCACGCAGTACCGTTGCATTTGATACGGTCAGACGTTACCTTGAATATCGCGGATATGATGTAGCGTATATTTCAAACTTTACCGATGTAGACGATAAAATTATTCGTACAGCAAAAGAGTTGGATTTAAGTGCTCAAGAAGTAGCTGATAAATTTATTGAAGCCTATCATGAAGATACACATGCGTTAGGAGTAGAAAAAGCCACACATCACCCACGTGTAATGGAAAACATGCCCGAAATTGTTGATTTTATAGCAGTACTGATCAATAAAGGGTATGCTTATGAAGTAGAAGGCGATGTTTATTACCGTACGAGAAAATTTAAAGATTATGGTAAACTAAGCGACATCTCAATTGACGAATTGGAAGTTGGAGCAAGTAATCGTTTAACTGTTCAAGAAAACAATAAAAAAGAAGATCCATTAGATTTTGCTTTATGGAAATCAGCTAAAGCAGAAGAAATTAGTTGGGAATCACCTTGGGGAGCTGGTCGTCCAGGCTGGCATATAGAATGCTCTGTTATGGCTACAAAATATTTAGGGGACACGATTGATATTCATGCTGGAGGACAAGATTTAACATTTCCACATCATGAAAATGAGATTGCTCAAAGTGAAGCTAAAACAGGACACCCATTTGCTCACTACTGGATGCACAATGGTTTCGTAACTATGGATAATGAAAAGATGAGTAAATCGATAGGGAATGTTGTTTTGGTTCACGATATTATTAAACAAGTAGATCCTCAGATCGTTCGTTTCTTTATGGCAACAACTCAATACCGCAGGCCCATTAGCTACAATGAAACAACTATCGAAGAAGCTAGAGCCAATTTATCAAAAATAAAAACAGCTTATGATAATGCAATGTACCGTTTGAAAGATGCAGTAGAAACAGAGACAGATGACCAAGAACAATTGAATCAGTTCACATCATTCAAAGAAAACTTCATAAAAGAGATGGATGATGACTTTAATTCTGCCAACGGTATTACAGTGGTTTATGAAATGGCTAAAGCGATGAATATTTATAGCGAACGTTCCGTTGTTTCTAAAGTTGTTCTTGAAGCTATGTTGGATCAGTTTCAAGAACTAGTCCAAATTTTTGGTATTGCATTTGCTGCAACAGAATTATTGGATGAAACAATTGAGCAGTTGATCGAAGACAGAAATGCAGCTCGTGCGGAGAAAAATTTCCAACGCAGTGATGAAATTAGAGACCAGTTAAAAGAAGAGGGCATTATTTTGGATGATACCCCTCAAGGTACTAGATGGAGAAGAGGATAA
- the rlmB gene encoding 23S rRNA (guanosine(2251)-2'-O)-methyltransferase RlmB — protein MTRDNKNFGKRNNQPNKQSFTKKPARQTVKPVEDRVEEQETDRDLVAGRLPAIEVLKSERDINKIFLQEGLSGSKMEEIQNLAKKRSVQISFVPKSKLDQLVDGMNHQGVVVAASAFQYATIDDLFAVAAQKNEDPFFILLDGVEDPHNLGSIMRTADAIGAHGIIIPKRRAVGLTATVAKASTGAIEHVPVARVTNLVQAIKELKERGLWLYGTDMEGQDYRQWETTLPIGLVMGNEGKGISRLVKEQMDGMVTIPMTGHVQSLNASVAASLLMYEVYRGRNKI, from the coding sequence ATGACAAGAGATAATAAAAATTTTGGTAAACGTAATAACCAACCAAATAAACAATCCTTTACGAAAAAACCAGCTAGACAAACAGTAAAGCCAGTTGAGGATAGAGTAGAAGAGCAAGAGACCGATCGTGATTTAGTAGCTGGTAGATTACCAGCTATTGAAGTGTTGAAATCAGAACGTGACATCAATAAAATTTTTCTACAAGAGGGTTTAAGCGGATCGAAAATGGAAGAGATTCAAAATTTAGCTAAAAAACGCAGTGTTCAAATCTCATTTGTGCCTAAGTCTAAATTGGATCAACTAGTAGATGGTATGAATCACCAAGGAGTAGTTGTGGCAGCGTCTGCTTTTCAATACGCAACAATTGATGATTTATTCGCAGTAGCTGCTCAAAAAAATGAAGATCCATTTTTTATTCTTTTGGATGGAGTTGAAGATCCGCATAACTTAGGTTCGATTATGCGAACAGCTGATGCTATCGGAGCACATGGGATCATTATTCCAAAAAGACGTGCTGTTGGTTTAACGGCTACAGTTGCAAAAGCTTCAACAGGAGCGATAGAACACGTACCGGTTGCACGTGTAACGAATCTTGTACAAGCAATCAAAGAATTAAAAGAGCGTGGATTATGGTTGTATGGAACGGACATGGAAGGACAAGATTACCGTCAATGGGAGACTACTTTACCTATAGGATTAGTGATGGGGAACGAAGGAAAAGGAATTTCTCGCTTAGTCAAAGAACAAATGGACGGCATGGTTACCATACCAATGACTGGTCACGTTCAAAGTTTGAATGCTAGTGTAGCAGCAAGCTTATTGATGTACGAAGTGTACCGTGGACGAAATAAAATCTAA
- a CDS encoding Mini-ribonuclease 3, with product MAEKNWALLNGLALAYVGDAIYETYIRDYLVGQGFTKPSQLHKTATHFVSAKAQSFLMHEMLAVEGFLTEEEVTMYKRGRNSKSYTSAKNADITTYRVATGFESLMGYLHLAKRTERMEELIQWCIKKVEATRDDKR from the coding sequence ATGGCAGAAAAAAATTGGGCATTATTAAATGGATTAGCACTAGCTTATGTAGGAGATGCTATATATGAAACCTACATTCGCGATTATTTAGTCGGACAGGGTTTCACGAAACCAAGTCAATTGCACAAAACGGCTACACATTTTGTTTCGGCAAAAGCACAAAGTTTCTTGATGCATGAAATGTTAGCGGTAGAAGGCTTTTTGACAGAAGAAGAAGTTACAATGTATAAACGAGGTAGAAATTCTAAAAGTTACACTTCAGCAAAAAATGCTGATATCACAACGTATCGTGTAGCTACTGGATTTGAATCATTAATGGGCTATTTGCATTTAGCAAAACGAACGGAACGTATGGAAGAATTAATTCAATGGTGTATAAAAAAAGTGGAGGCTACAAGAGATGACAAGAGATAA
- a CDS encoding NYN domain-containing protein gives MKKELLIVDGYNIIGAWPHLVKLKNQDKLEDARDSLLHELSNYQKYTGIEIHVVFDAQFVPGIQQSFKKYQLSVIFTKEGETADSYIERIVGKESTLLTQVTVATSDLAEQWIIFQKGALRKSANELFSDVKRIKKAIEVDAQQYRLQNYRRNSPWSHNQIDRLEKLRDDLTKY, from the coding sequence ATGAAAAAAGAGTTGTTAATTGTTGATGGGTACAATATTATTGGGGCATGGCCGCATTTAGTAAAACTAAAGAACCAAGATAAATTGGAAGATGCTCGAGACTCTTTGTTGCACGAATTATCCAATTACCAAAAATATACTGGTATAGAAATTCATGTGGTATTTGATGCCCAATTTGTTCCTGGAATTCAACAATCGTTTAAGAAGTATCAATTATCGGTTATTTTCACGAAAGAAGGAGAAACTGCGGATAGTTATATTGAACGCATTGTTGGCAAGGAAAGTACGCTATTAACACAAGTAACCGTTGCAACAAGTGATCTTGCAGAACAATGGATTATTTTCCAAAAAGGTGCTTTAAGAAAATCGGCTAATGAACTTTTTAGTGATGTTAAACGCATTAAAAAAGCTATTGAGGTAGATGCACAACAGTACCGTTTACAGAATTATCGAAGAAATTCGCCGTGGTCGCATAATCAAATAGATAGATTAGAAAAATTGCGAGATGACTTAACAAAATATTAG
- a CDS encoding sigma-70 family RNA polymerase sigma factor encodes MADEDEKIYFLSDEELIHMIKNGDGYPFKILFERYHPLVTKLTKEYFLKSYELEDLWQEARIVFHKTIQTYDKDKGHTFGNFYKLNFKHHIFSLIRKDMAKKRRIEKIAESLDGMLEKGMSPQYIMNGKEGLSALDILQVKEKLAGYHLTLSKLEQKVFSLYLKNIDVDEIAKLLQCDSLQIKNALDRCKRKMKQILES; translated from the coding sequence TTGGCAGATGAAGATGAAAAAATTTATTTTTTGAGTGACGAAGAATTGATTCACATGATCAAAAATGGAGATGGGTATCCATTCAAAATTTTATTTGAGCGTTATCACCCCTTGGTAACAAAATTGACGAAAGAATACTTTCTAAAAAGTTATGAGTTAGAGGATTTATGGCAAGAAGCGCGAATAGTTTTCCACAAAACAATTCAAACGTATGATAAAGACAAAGGGCACACATTCGGAAACTTCTACAAATTAAATTTTAAACACCATATTTTTAGCTTGATTCGAAAAGATATGGCTAAGAAACGAAGAATTGAAAAGATTGCTGAGTCACTAGATGGTATGTTAGAAAAAGGAATGAGTCCTCAATACATAATGAATGGAAAAGAAGGACTATCCGCGCTAGATATCTTACAAGTTAAAGAAAAATTAGCAGGCTATCACCTTACATTGTCCAAGCTAGAACAAAAAGTATTTTCTCTTTATTTAAAAAATATAGATGTAGATGAGATTGCTAAGCTCTTGCAGTGTGATAGTCTGCAAATAAAAAATGCGTTAGATCGTTGCAAGCGCAAAATGAAACAAATACTAGAATCCTAG
- a CDS encoding polyprenyl synthetase family protein — MQIHPMWAAYPELQSELIQTIELIDSRIHLRNKSIEHALVDMMNTGGKLVRPAYTLLFSTFGEDQDPNRARAFAAAIEVLHMATLIHDDVIDDSPKRRGQQTIQSKYGKDIAVYAGDYLFTVSFKLITDYSNSMKQMQINTKGMEKILMGEIDQMHLRYNQKITIRNYLTQISGKTAQLFALSCYSGALESGQTERFARNCYYIGSHIGMAFQIKDDILDYTQTTDVFGKPVLEDVKQGIYSAPLIYAMRKQNATFKELLEKKEQLTNEETQKIQQLVINTGGLDEAKRLAGKYTDKALKLIGQLPDSSEKEIIRNLTLSLLERTI, encoded by the coding sequence ATGCAGATTCATCCTATGTGGGCAGCCTACCCTGAATTACAATCTGAATTAATACAAACCATTGAATTAATAGATTCAAGAATTCACTTGCGAAATAAATCTATTGAACATGCTTTAGTTGATATGATGAACACAGGTGGCAAATTGGTTCGCCCAGCTTATACTTTGCTTTTTTCAACTTTTGGAGAAGATCAAGACCCTAACCGAGCACGTGCTTTTGCTGCGGCTATTGAAGTGTTGCACATGGCAACTTTAATCCATGATGATGTTATTGATGATTCACCTAAAAGGCGTGGCCAACAAACGATTCAATCAAAATACGGCAAAGATATTGCTGTTTATGCTGGCGATTATTTATTTACTGTTTCGTTTAAACTAATAACAGACTATTCTAATTCTATGAAACAAATGCAGATCAACACTAAAGGCATGGAAAAAATCTTAATGGGTGAAATTGATCAAATGCATTTAAGATACAATCAAAAAATAACGATTCGTAATTATTTGACTCAAATATCTGGTAAAACAGCTCAATTATTTGCTCTTTCTTGTTACTCAGGAGCCTTAGAGAGTGGACAAACTGAGCGATTTGCCCGAAATTGCTATTATATCGGAAGTCATATTGGAATGGCTTTTCAAATCAAGGATGATATTTTAGACTATACCCAAACCACTGATGTTTTTGGAAAACCTGTTTTAGAAGACGTAAAACAAGGAATTTATTCTGCTCCTCTTATTTATGCTATGCGTAAACAGAATGCTACTTTCAAAGAACTGCTTGAAAAAAAAGAACAGCTAACAAATGAAGAAACACAAAAAATCCAACAACTTGTCATAAATACTGGTGGTTTAGATGAAGCAAAACGTTTGGCTGGAAAGTACACCGATAAAGCCTTAAAACTAATTGGTCAGTTACCGGATAGTTCAGAAAAAGAAATAATCCGTAACTTAACCCTGTCATTATTAGAAAGAACGATTTGA